The sequence below is a genomic window from Chryseobacterium foetidum.
TTATATGGATATGAGTTTCTTCAATGAACTTCAGTCAAAATTCGGAGCCAAGGTTACAGAATTTACCATTGCCTACGTTATGGCTCACGAAATGGGACACCACGTACAAAATCTTTTAGGTGTTTTAAATGAAACCCATAATGCCAGACAAAGCGGCCGTTATTCTGAATCTGATCTCAACAAAATGTCTGTAGCTACCGAACTTCAGGCCGATTTCTATGCCGGACTTTGGGCAAGATACTCCAACGAGAGAGAAAGTTTCTTAGAACCCGGTGATTTGGAATCAGCTGTGGAAGCCGCAGAAGCCGTGGGCGATGACAATATCCAGAAAAGATCTCAGGGATATGTGAATCAGGAGAGCTTTACACATGGCTCATCTGCACAGCGTAAAGAATGGTTTATGAAAGGCTACAATTCCGGAGACATCAGACAGGGAAACACCTTCCAGCAAGTAAGATAACTTTTAGAACTTTGATTAAATATTTAAATCTGTGGAGTGTAATGCTTCACAGGTTTTTTTATGTAAACTTTAAAAAAAAGGACTACAAAAATTTTGAGATTGATAAGATGTTTGCAAAATTTGTTTTTTTCTGCAGCAAATCCTTACATTTAAACCGGAAAAATTAATATCAGCTTTTTGTAAGAACTGCTGAATAAACAAGAAGTATGAATTCAATCGTAATCAACGTTGGCAACAGCAATATCAGATTCGGACTTTTTAATGGTGACAACTGCGAAATTTCCTGGGTCATTAATACAAAACCTTACCGTACAGCCGACGAGCTTCACGGTCAGATGCTGATTCTTTATCAAACCTATAAAGTTGATCCTGAAAAAATCGGGAAAATCATCATCGGTTCTGTAGTCCCGCAGCTGACGAGGGAGATTAGCTCAGCAATAAGAAAAATCCATGGAATCATGCCCATCATGGTCGATCGAAATACACCTTCAGCGGTTGTTGCGAAGTCAAAACAAATGGGAACTGATATTTATGCCAATCTTGTGGCGGCTCACAACATGTATCCGGACAGAAAAAAAATCGTTCTTGATTTTGGAACTGCCCTTACGGCAAGCTGCGTCGCTGAAAATGGCGAATGTCTGGGTGTTATCATTGCTCCGGGCATTGTGACGGCTTTGAATTCACTGATCAGTCAGACCGCCCAACTTCCGGAAATTGAACTGGTAAAACCGAAATCTGTTTTGGGATTAGACACTGTTTCCTGCATGCAAAGCGGGATGGTCTACGGTTTTTTAGGAATGGTGGAAGGTTTCATCGACCGAATTAATGATGAAGTCAACGACGACTGTTTCGTTATCGCCACTGGTGGCGTTTCCCACGTTTACAAACCGTTGACGGACAAAATACATCTGGCAGATCGGCTTCATACTTTGAAGGGATTGTATTTTTTAGGGAAAGATATTTAACAAAGGTTGAGGTTAAGGTTGAGGTTGCGATGATTTTCTTCTAAACCTGAGCCTCATCCTTAACCTGGTTTATCTTTTCGATCTAAAAAACTCTTTTACAATCGCTGAGCATTCATTTTCCATAATTCCGGAGACGATCTCTGTTTTGGGATGAAGACTGAGGTTTTTGTTGATGAATCCGCGCTGCTCATCTCTGGCACCGATCACAACTTTTGAAATCTGTGACCAGCTCAATGCTCCTGAACACATGACACAAGGTTCCATCGTAACGTACAGTGTACAGTTGATGAGGTATTTTCCACCTAAAAAATTGGCGGCTGAGGTGATGGCCTGCATTTCTGCGTGAGCGGTAACATCGTTTAAGGTTTCAGTTAAATTATGAGCTCTCGCAATAATTCTGTCGTTTGAAACAATGACGCAGCCAATGGGAACTTCATCCTTTTCCAATGCGAGTTGAGCTTCCTGAAAAGCCATTTTCATAAAATATTCGTCTGTAAACATAAAAATAAAAGCTTAGTACAAAACTAAGCTTTTCAGGATATATTTTTTATTATAATTAAAATCTGTAACCAATGCCACCCATGATTTTTCCGGTAACAGGCTCAGAATAATTATTTCTATCTGTTCCAAATCTTCTGGCGATTCCGCCACTTGCTTCGATGACTAATCTTTCTTTAATTACCCATTTTCCACCAACGCCAAAACCAATACCAACTGTTGTTAGCTTCTCATCTCTATAATTAAAATTTCCATTGCTATAATAATCATATGAACTATAGCTATCAGTTGTAACAGGGATAAAACCCTCGAAAAAGAATCCTTGGGCATATTTTCCCCCCATATAATATCTAAAATAAGGAGAGAATTGCGTAAAATTATCTACATTATCATCTAATGTTATCATGGCATTCAAACCCACACCCATGTCTTTATTGAGAATTCTCTCATAAGACACGTTGATCATCGGTACTGCAATAAGAAGAATAGGATCCACGACGATGTCGTTTTTTCTTTCTGAGGCGGATTCCTGAGTGGAGTTTAGATCCTGTGCAAAAAGGTTTATTGCTGTAAATAAAACCGTTAAAATTGTAAAGAGTTTTTTCATGAAGTTTTTTTGCCAAAAATAAACATTCCCACGACACGGTGAACTTTTTTATGAAATTTTAATCAAATTTCAAGCTTAATGGCAGTTTGAAGCGGGATCTCACGGGAATTCCGTTGATGTATAAAGGCGAAAACTTTTCTGCAACAGAATACAGCGCGATCTCAGCCTGTCTGTTGAAAGTGAAATTTTCTCCTTCTGCTTTTACATGCGAGATACTTCCGTCTTTTTCCACAATGAAGTCGACGTGTGTTTTTAAGTCTTTCACATCAGTGTAAACTCCGTCTGAATAGAAAAGATTGGCAACTTCCTGCCTTAAAGCATTGATGCCGCCAGGATAATCTGCGTCTTTGTCAATGGTCTGTGCAACGTCTTTTCTGTTCTGAATCTGTGATTTTACAGAGTTAAAGCGTTCGAGGTCTTCAAGATTTTTTGTTTTCAGAAGAACTCCTATGAGGGCAACATTTTCAATACTGTCCATCTTTCTCATAAAAAGCTGAAAATCTTTTTTGATGGAAATTTTCACGAAGTTATTTTGTTCTTTATCAAATTTCTTTTTGAACTCCTGATTCAGCATGCTTCTGTGTTGGTTGTAATACATTTTTACAGCGCGGAAATCTTCCGTCTGCTGAGAAAAGAGCATGGCTGAAAGGTTTATAAAAAAGAAAATACAATACTTCACAAAAGGTTATTTATGTAAATATAAGCAAAAAAGTATGTAAATTATTTAATTGTAAGCTTTAAAGTTGAAGAAAACAAAAACCGAAGCTCGTCGAACTTCGGTTGATATATTAATTTAATTCTATCGGATTGCTGTTGCGTTTCATTTCCTCTTTCATTCTTTCCTCTCTTCTTTTTCTCATCTCAGCAGAATTCTGATTTCCGCCGCCACGACTCATGGGTGGACTTGGTGCGCCAATTCTTATTCCGCCACCGCCACCAGTGTTTTGAGCACTCATGAAAGCTTGCGGATCTTTTCTGAACTTTTCCAGCTGTTTGTTGTAATCGCTTCTTTTTACCTTCATCGTATTTCCGAAACGGTTGGTTTCAGGAAAATCTGCAACTTTATAGTTTCTCATTAAATCAAATGAATATTCTGCTTTGTCATCCTCAATTTTTACAATTAATCCGGGTAGACCTGCAAATTTGTAAGGTCCGTCCTGATAGGGAAGATCAGTGGTGAACCATGCAGTCCATTTTCGTCCTGCAAAATCTGTTTCAGCTTTCTGCACTTTGTAATCACCGATTTTCGTAGTTTCAGAAAGCATTTTCCAGCTGATTGGCCGCTCTTCTTCATAAGAGTAAACATCTCTTCCGATTCTGTTTTTATAAGTAACTTTCTGTGTAGATTTATCTTTTTCAATAGAATAATCAATGTTGGTTCTCAAACCTTCCATCTGTTCACGGTTGAAATTTCTAGCACCGCCACTCTGAAACATCGCCTGCATTACAGAATCTCTTTTGATACGGTTTTCAGAATAAAACTGAGATTTCTCTTTGGAAATGTCCAGATAGGCATTCTCAGTTTTAACATCGTTTTTATTTTCAGCGTCAGATTTCATGGTAACCTGATACACAAAACGGTTTACCTGTGCGTTGAAACTCAATGCTGCGAAACAGGTCGTCAGGAAGAAAATTTTTTTCATTCTGTTTTAATTTTAAGGTTGGATATTAATCTTTTGGCAAAGTTAAACTTATCAATGATAAAAATAGTTAAAAATAAAAACACCAATTTTTATTTACTGATTATTAGTCGTAAATTTGCAGACTAAATTCATTCTAAATAGAAACAATGATAAAAGTAAGCGATCAGGCAAAGGTAAAAGCAGTTCAGCTGATGACAGAAGACGGCTTTGATCCTGCTGAAGATTATATAAGAGTTGGAGTGAAGAGCGGTGGTTGTTCAGGTTTAGAGTATGTGCTGGGTTTCGACAATAAAAAAGGAGAAACTGATCAGATTTTCGAAGATAACGGGATTAAAATCGTTGTTGAGAAAAAAGCAATACTTTATCTGGCAGGAACTGTTTTGGAATACTCCGGGGGTTTGAACGGGAAGGGATTTATTTTTAATAATCCAAATGCATCCAGAACCTGTGGTTGTGGAGAGAGTTTTTCTCTTTAATTAATATTGAGGTTTAAAATTCAAAATTGAGATGACGCTCAATTGTATACAAATCAGACCGAAAGATTTGGTTTTAAAAAAAGCAACAGCTTTTAACAAAAGGCAGGAGACTTTATAATAATTAAAGTTTCTACATTTAATACAGTTAAAATTAATTCAGAAATTCAAAGTTTTGGATTTTGAATACTAATTATGAGTAAATATACTGAAGACGACTTAAGAGTCGATTTAGAAAACAAAAAGTACGAATTCGGCTGGGAAACGATACTCGACTACGAAGATTTTCCTACTGGTCTGAACGAAGACATCGTCCGCGCTATTTCTGCTAAAAAAGAAGAGCCGGAATGGATGACAGAATGGCGTTTGGAATCTTTCAGAATCTGGTTGAAAATGGTTGAGCCTGAATGGGCCAACATTAAATACGAAAAACCAGATTTTCAGGCGATAAAATACTACGCAGCTCCAAAAGCAAAGCCGGAATTGGCAAGCTTAGATGAGGTTGACCCTGAATTACTGGCAACATTCGCTAAGTTAGGAATCAACATCGAAGAGCAAAAGAGACTTTCAAATGTCGCTGTAGATATCGTGATTGACTCGATTTCTGTAAAAACAACTTTTCAGGATACTTTGGCAGAAAAAGGAATTATTTTCTGTTCGATTTCTGAGGCGATCAAACATCATCCGGATTTGGTGAGAAAATATCTTGGAAAAGTAGTTCCGAGAGGCGATAACTTCTACGCAGCATTGAACTCCGCAGTATTTTCTGACGGAAGTTTCTGCTATATTCCAAAAGGGGTAAGATGTCCGATGGAATTGTCAACTTACTTCCGTATCAATCAGGCGGGAACAGGTCAGTTTGAAAGAACGCTTGTGATTGCTGATGAAGGAAGTTATGTTTCCTATCTGGAAGGATGTACCGCTCCGTCAAGAGACGAAAATCAGCTTCACGCAGCCGTTGTGGAATTGATTGCAATGGATAATGCTGAAATTAAATATTCAACAGTTCAAAACTGGTATCCGGGAAATGAAGAAGGAAAAGGTGGAGTTTTCAATTTTGTAACCAAGAGAGGACTTTGTGAGTACAAAGCAAAAATCTCATGGACTCAGGTGGAAACAGGATCTGCTGTAACATGGAAATATCCTTCATGTATTTTGAAAGGTGACGGATCGATTGGAGAATTTTACTCAATCGCTGTAACCAATAATCATCAGTATGCCGATACAGGTACAAAGATGATTCACATCGGTAAGAATACAAAATCAACGATTATATCAAAAGGAATTTCTGCAGGAAAATCTCAAAACTCATACAGAGGACAGGTAAAAGTAATGCCTTCTGCAAAAGGAGCACGAAACTTCTCGCAGTGCGATTCATTATTGATGGGTAATGAATGTGGAGCGCATACTTTCCCTTACATTGAAATTAAAGATCCAACTGCTCAATTAGAGCACGAGGCTACAACATCAAAAATTGGTGAAGACCAGATTTTCTACTGTAACCAGAGAGGTATTGATACAGAAAGAGCGATTGCTTTAATTGTAAACGGTTTCAGCAAGGAAGTTTTAAATAAATTACCAATGGAATTTGCCATTGAAGCTCAGAAATTACTTGAGATTTCTTTGGAAGGGTCTGTTGGATAGAATTTTGTAATTTTAAATAAAATTTAAGTTATGGAAGTTGTTCTGAAAAATTTGAAGAAAAAAGATTTTGAAGTGATCAAATCACTGGCAAAAGCATTGGGCTTTGAAATTGAAAAAAAAGAAGAACAGAGTCCGTACAATCCAGAGTTTGTAAAGAAGATTTTGGATGCTCAAAAAGAGATAGAAGAAGGGAAAGGTACGAAAATGACCCTTGAAGAACTGGATGCTTTATGGAAATAATATTTTCTGATAAAGCAAAAAGTGATTTGCTTTTTTGGCAGAAATCAGGAAACAAAATTATTTTGATAAAGATTTCGCAGCTTATTCGTTCCATACAAACTAATCCTTATGAAGGAATTGGAAAACCAGAACCTTTGAAATATAATTTATCTGGAACCTGGTTAAGGAGAATTGATAAAGAACACAGGATCATTTATCAGATTACTGAAGAAAATACAATTGAAATTTTAAATATTTTGTCTTTAAAAGGGCACTACGAATAAAATATATGTTAAACATTAAAAACCTACACGCCAGAATTGAAGATGGCGCACAGATATTAAAAGGTATCAATCTTGAAATCAAACCAGGCGAAGTTCATGCTATTATGGGACCGAACGGTGCCGGTAAATCAACGCTTTCTTCTGTTATCGCAGGGAAAGAAGATTACGAAGTTACAGAAGGAGAAATTCTTTTTCAGGGTGAAAACATTATTGAAGATGCTCCTGAAGAGAGAGCTCACAAAGGGGTTTTCCTTTCTTTTCAGTATCCCGTGGAAATTCCGGGAGTTTCTGTGACAAATTTCATTAAAGCTGCTTTAAATGAAAACAGAAAAGCAAACGGACTGGAAGATATGCCGGCAAAGGAAATGTTGGCAATGATTCGTGAGAAATCCGAGAAGCTGGGAATTAAAAAAGACTTTCTTTCAAGATCATTAAACGAAGGTTTTTCTGGTGGTGAGAAGAAGAGAAACGAAATTTTCCAGATGATGATGCTGAATCCTAAACTGGCAATTCTTGATGAAACCGATTCTGGGTTGGATATCGACGCTTTGAGAATCGTTGCAGACGGTGTAAATGCTTTTAAAAACGAAGGAAATGCAGTTCTTCTGATTACACATTATCAGAGATTGCTCAATTATATTCAGCCTGATTATGTACACGTTTTAGCAAACGGAAAAATCATTAAGACAGGTGATAAATCTTTAGCATTGGAACTGGAAAGCAAAGGGTACGATTGGCTACTAAATTAATGTGAAATTTGGTATTTGAAATTTGACATTGTGAGAGCAATAAATAATTTTGAAATTGAACAGTAAAACAGTTATAAAAACTTAAATATGAAGGTTTTGAGATTTTAAAAATAAATTACGGATTTATTATTTGCCAAATCGCAGATGGTAAAAGCCGATAAACTTAAAGGAAGTGATGGTCAGTTGATTGAACATTCACAATTTCAAATCTCAAACTTCAAATCTCAAATATGTTATCAGAACAAATTTTTACAAATCATCCCGGATTTCTTAATACACTTCGTCACCGTTTTTTGGATGAAAGCAGAATCGAAGCGTTGGCAAAGTTTGCAGGGCTGGGGTTTCCTACAAAGAAAGACGAAGAGTACAAGTATACCAACCTTAAAGAAATCACGGAGAAAGATTATAATTTTTTCCCGAAAGAAAGTCACAATATCACCAAAGAACAGCTGGATGAGCTGCATTTGGGAGAAGAAAATTTTGACTGGATTGTTTTTGTAAACGGTCAGCTTCACAAAGAGCTTTCAAATATTTCCATCGAAAATGCAGAATTTCTGTCTTTCAACTACGCTTTGAATAATGAAAATCATAAAGATGTTTTTGATCAGTATTTCAACACAATTGCTGCAAAAGATTTAGCTTTTACAAGTCTGAATCAGGCGTATTGCAAATATGGTTTTTTCCTGAAAGTGCCAAAAAATGTGGTGATTGAAAAGCCTATTCATATCTTTTATCTTTCTCAGAATCAGGAAGAAAACACATTCTATAACACAAGGAATTTGCTTATTGTTGAAGAAGGCGCAAAAGTTGAAATCATTGAAAGTCACCATAATTTTGACGAAAGTTTTGTGTTCACCAATTCGGTTACCGAAATTTTCACGTATC
It includes:
- a CDS encoding type III pantothenate kinase produces the protein MNSIVINVGNSNIRFGLFNGDNCEISWVINTKPYRTADELHGQMLILYQTYKVDPEKIGKIIIGSVVPQLTREISSAIRKIHGIMPIMVDRNTPSAVVAKSKQMGTDIYANLVAAHNMYPDRKKIVLDFGTALTASCVAENGECLGVIIAPGIVTALNSLISQTAQLPEIELVKPKSVLGLDTVSCMQSGMVYGFLGMVEGFIDRINDEVNDDCFVIATGGVSHVYKPLTDKIHLADRLHTLKGLYFLGKDI
- a CDS encoding nucleoside deaminase, whose translation is MFTDEYFMKMAFQEAQLALEKDEVPIGCVIVSNDRIIARAHNLTETLNDVTAHAEMQAITSAANFLGGKYLINCTLYVTMEPCVMCSGALSWSQISKVVIGARDEQRGFINKNLSLHPKTEIVSGIMENECSAIVKEFFRSKR
- a CDS encoding DUF3575 domain-containing protein, coding for MKKLFTILTVLFTAINLFAQDLNSTQESASERKNDIVVDPILLIAVPMINVSYERILNKDMGVGLNAMITLDDNVDNFTQFSPYFRYYMGGKYAQGFFFEGFIPVTTDSYSSYDYYSNGNFNYRDEKLTTVGIGFGVGGKWVIKERLVIEASGGIARRFGTDRNNYSEPVTGKIMGGIGYRF
- a CDS encoding GLPGLI family protein: MKKIFFLTTCFAALSFNAQVNRFVYQVTMKSDAENKNDVKTENAYLDISKEKSQFYSENRIKRDSVMQAMFQSGGARNFNREQMEGLRTNIDYSIEKDKSTQKVTYKNRIGRDVYSYEEERPISWKMLSETTKIGDYKVQKAETDFAGRKWTAWFTTDLPYQDGPYKFAGLPGLIVKIEDDKAEYSFDLMRNYKVADFPETNRFGNTMKVKRSDYNKQLEKFRKDPQAFMSAQNTGGGGGIRIGAPSPPMSRGGGNQNSAEMRKRREERMKEEMKRNSNPIELN
- a CDS encoding HesB/IscA family protein, with translation MIKVSDQAKVKAVQLMTEDGFDPAEDYIRVGVKSGGCSGLEYVLGFDNKKGETDQIFEDNGIKIVVEKKAILYLAGTVLEYSGGLNGKGFIFNNPNASRTCGCGESFSL
- the sufB gene encoding Fe-S cluster assembly protein SufB, producing the protein MSKYTEDDLRVDLENKKYEFGWETILDYEDFPTGLNEDIVRAISAKKEEPEWMTEWRLESFRIWLKMVEPEWANIKYEKPDFQAIKYYAAPKAKPELASLDEVDPELLATFAKLGINIEEQKRLSNVAVDIVIDSISVKTTFQDTLAEKGIIFCSISEAIKHHPDLVRKYLGKVVPRGDNFYAALNSAVFSDGSFCYIPKGVRCPMELSTYFRINQAGTGQFERTLVIADEGSYVSYLEGCTAPSRDENQLHAAVVELIAMDNAEIKYSTVQNWYPGNEEGKGGVFNFVTKRGLCEYKAKISWTQVETGSAVTWKYPSCILKGDGSIGEFYSIAVTNNHQYADTGTKMIHIGKNTKSTIISKGISAGKSQNSYRGQVKVMPSAKGARNFSQCDSLLMGNECGAHTFPYIEIKDPTAQLEHEATTSKIGEDQIFYCNQRGIDTERAIALIVNGFSKEVLNKLPMEFAIEAQKLLEISLEGSVG
- a CDS encoding DUF2683 family protein; translation: MEVVLKNLKKKDFEVIKSLAKALGFEIEKKEEQSPYNPEFVKKILDAQKEIEEGKGTKMTLEELDALWK
- a CDS encoding Txe/YoeB family addiction module toxin, with translation MEIIFSDKAKSDLLFWQKSGNKIILIKISQLIRSIQTNPYEGIGKPEPLKYNLSGTWLRRIDKEHRIIYQITEENTIEILNILSLKGHYE
- the sufC gene encoding Fe-S cluster assembly ATPase SufC, translating into MLNIKNLHARIEDGAQILKGINLEIKPGEVHAIMGPNGAGKSTLSSVIAGKEDYEVTEGEILFQGENIIEDAPEERAHKGVFLSFQYPVEIPGVSVTNFIKAALNENRKANGLEDMPAKEMLAMIREKSEKLGIKKDFLSRSLNEGFSGGEKKRNEIFQMMMLNPKLAILDETDSGLDIDALRIVADGVNAFKNEGNAVLLITHYQRLLNYIQPDYVHVLANGKIIKTGDKSLALELESKGYDWLLN
- the sufD gene encoding Fe-S cluster assembly protein SufD, giving the protein MLSEQIFTNHPGFLNTLRHRFLDESRIEALAKFAGLGFPTKKDEEYKYTNLKEITEKDYNFFPKESHNITKEQLDELHLGEENFDWIVFVNGQLHKELSNISIENAEFLSFNYALNNENHKDVFDQYFNTIAAKDLAFTSLNQAYCKYGFFLKVPKNVVIEKPIHIFYLSQNQEENTFYNTRNLLIVEEGAKVEIIESHHNFDESFVFTNSVTEIFTYQNAKADWHKIQNDSDTSYLVDHTFAKQERDSLTTVNTFTFGGKIIRNNLDFIHNGENINSFMNGITIIGKDQLVDHHTAVHHNTPNCQSYQNYKGIFKDKSHGVFNGKVFVNKIAQKTNAYQQNNNVLLSEGATIDTKPQLEIFADDVKCSHGCTVGQLNKDALFYLRARGISKKEAQALLLYAFANDAMQNIDIEPLKVKIEQLLAEKLEVSMEF